In the Podospora bellae-mahoneyi strain CBS 112042 chromosome 4, whole genome shotgun sequence genome, one interval contains:
- a CDS encoding hypothetical protein (EggNog:ENOG503PG2G), which yields MPLPPILRLSPDTRRRVYLYLGLAPWKPAERYIFNLHGGNLLMDESDDRTNPVQFHGLLLSCRVIYQETAVLLYSANSFVAYLENDCDRLLALTTTAISSLTHLKIVVNQNSCHQQCTQCINSRVEDSSLYCYHQPTPEPCDEDASQAADQPPNGRLLTSSDTTTESLFENWCSAIEHLSASLVPGRLTLSVVCDVAHDDLKAGKLIVAPMALLPRLDDCHIRLSWRANEKLQQLARDAVEQARCIALPKSTALSSSSPLLRLPRELRLRILTYTDLVTPIREVSWDGETYKADGSSNYHSWHRAGFDNETLARCRSDHHYGCQFKSCWSRGSADRYIGCFCSVRHAAVSSTCRCWSPPTPLFLVCRSLCYEAQHVFFSSNRFIVHDHVYTDTNSGTRMQSTWGLSTYPHARLTASKFLRDKVPDNSLGSIRFLELTFPAYSHEAWPDPDGPAIKDWIETIKHVNNKLNKPGLTLRIIMADAAHSAQETQRTMTDENGEVVKRAYTSLIDPLRCLGQDCTAEPLHRFYAHLPDPLAWTEANEALLAEDPCKYFHGINLKEQKLREEAERLVLGDERYEKQWGSAGVDIGHTGEGEAKADYHDDGRSDKDNDYAINEASGTLLAKTLEEWEEDERELKEPKGSYWLFFHHLLRSGAL from the coding sequence ATGCCGCTGCCTCCAATCCTGCGCCTCTCGCCTGACACCCGCCGCAGAGTTTACCTCTACTTGGGCCTTGCACCATGGAAGCCGGCCGAGAGATACATTTTCAATCTACATGGAGGCAATCTGTTGATGGATGAATCCGATGACCGCACCAATCCTGTTCAGTTCCACGGACTTCTCCTCTCCTGTCGTGTCATCTACCAAGAAACAGCCGTCCTGCTGTACTCAGCCAACAGTTTTGTCGCCTACTTGGAGAATGACTGTGACCGTCTGCTGGCCCTGACAACAACTGCAATCTCTTCACTCACTCATCTCAAGATTGTTGTCAACCAAAATTCCTGCCACCAGCAATGCACCCAGTGCATCAACTCCCGGGTTGAGGATTCTAGTCTCTATTGCTACCACCAACCGACCCCCGAACCTTGCGATGAGGATGCTTCCCAGGCAGCAGACCAACCACCGAATGGGCGCCTTTTGACCAGCTCAGATACAACAACCGAAAGCCTGTTTGAGAATTGGTGTTCAGCTATTGAGCATCTCTCTGCGAGTCTTGTGCCTGGTCGCCTCACATTATCCGTGGTTTGCGATGTCGCGCACGACGACCTCAAGGCTGGCAAGCTTATTGTCGCCCCAATGGCTTTACTGCCACGACTCGATGACTGCCACATTAGGCTTAGTTGGAGGGCCAATGAAAAGCTTCAACAGCTTGCTCGCGACGCTGTTGAGCAGGCACGCTGCATTGCATTGCCAAAGTCCACTGccctttcttcttcctcgcctcttCTGCGTCTTCCACGTGAGCTGCGGTTGCGTATACTCACATACACAGATCTTGTGACCCCAATTAGGGAGGTGTCATGGGATGGGGAAACTTACAAAGCTGATGGGTCTTCAAATTACCATTCGTGGCATCGCGCGGGCTTTGACAATGAGACACTCGCTAGATGCCGAAGCGACCATCATTATGGGTGCCAATTCAAAAGCTGCTGGTCTCGAGGCTCAGCTGACCGCTACATTGGTTGTTTCTGTTCGGTTCGACACGCCGCCGTCTCATCAACATGCCGTTGTTGGTCACCACCGACGCCGCTCTTTCTTGTTTGTCGCAGTCTGTGTTACGAGGCTCAGCATGTGTTCTTTTCCTCGAATCGTTTCATAGTTCACGATCATGTTTACACTGATACCAACTCGGGAACTCGGATGCAATCTACATGGGGGTTGAGCACATATCCCCATGCCCGCCTCACAGCCAGCAAGTTCCTTCGAGACAAGGTTCCCGATAACTCTCTTGGATCGATCCGCTTTCTTGAGCTCACTTTCCCGGCTTACAGCCACGAGGCGTGGCCTGATCCGGATGGGCCGGCAATCAAAGACTGGATTGAGACCATCAAACatgtcaacaacaaactcaACAAACCTGGCCTTACACTTCGTATCATCATGGCAGATGCTGCACACAGCGCACAAGAGACACAACGCACCATGACGGATGAGAACGGAGAGGTGGTCAAGCGTGCGTACACGAGTCTCATCGATCCGCTAAGATGTTTGGGTCAGGACTGCACAGCCGAGCCCTTGCACAGATTTTACGCCCATCTGCCAGACCCATTGGCGTGGACTGAAGCGAATGAAGCGTTGCTTGCTGAAGATCCATGTAAATACTTTCATGGGATTAACTTGAAAGAGCAAAAGCTACGTGAGGAGGCAGAGCGGTTGGTCTTGGGCGATGAGCGCTATGAGAAGCAGTGGGGCTCCGCCGGTGTAGACATTGGGCACACtggggaaggagaggcaAAGGCTGACTATCATGACGATGGCAGAAGTGACAAAGATAACGACTACGCGATCAACGAGGCATCTGGTACGTTGTTGGCCAAGACGTTGGAggaatgggaggaggatgaaagAGAGCTAAAGGAGCCAAAGGGAAGCTACTGGTTATTCTttcaccatcttcttcgaTCGGGAGCTTTATAG